DNA sequence from the Candidatus Brocadiia bacterium genome:
CCTTCCGTAAAAGATATTATCGGAGTCGAGTCGATTTTTCAAGGAGTTTTCTCCCCCCAAAACTCCTTGATATCTGCAACTTATTCCCCTTCATTCCTTTGTCTCAAATGCGCTGACGTTGAACACTTTTACAACTTTCCACTATTTAATAATTTGCTCATATTACGTAAGATTTTTTCTTCTAACTGATGAGCATTATTGTTCAATTGCCCTAATTCATCATGAAGTTCTTTCATTTTTTCCTTGAAGTCAAAAGTATCTTGTGGCTTTGGAGTAACCCCAACATATCCTCCTGGATTAAGTGAATATCTTTGGTTAGGTATCTGTTGTATAGTAGCAACCTTACATAGCCCAAGAATGTCTTTATATTTTCCTTTGGGGAAATGTTCTTTCATCATTGATTCACTGCCGTTGATAGTCTCGGGCTTTTCGTCACGATGAAGCCGAACGATATTGGCAATAAATTCTATCTGTGCTGGGGTGAATTCCCGGAGTGATCGATCTACCTGTTTATAAATACGCTGAGCGTCTATAAACAAAACCTTATCCTTGCGCTCAGTATTCTTTTTGCCCTTATCAAAGAACCACAGGGTGCAGGGCAAAGTTACAGTATAGAAAAAGTTCGTTCCAATCGCAATTATAGCATCCACCAGCCCTGCTTCAATCATCTTCTTCCTGATTTCCATTTCAGAATGGCCGGCATCACCTGCAGAACTTGCCATCACAAACCCCGTTCGGCCTTTGTTATTCAGGGCATTAAGGAATATCTGTATCCATAGATAATTGGCATTGTCCGTATTGGGAATGCCATAACAAAACCGTTTATCATCCTTAATCTTTTCCTTATCAACTCCGCTGACATTAAATGGTGGATTTGCCATTACAAAATCAAACTTGCCCAAGGATTTGTGAACATCTTCATAATAAGTATTTCCCTCTTTAATATCACCGGCTAATCCGTGTACCGCCAGATTCATTTTGCATAACCTGATAGTGTTGGCAGTCTTTTCTTCACCATAAACCGCTATTTCAGAACTGGGTTTGCCTTTATGCCTTTTCACAAATCTGGCGCTCTGGACGAACATACCGCCTGAGCCGCAGGCCGGGTCGTAGATTTTGCCGTGGAATGGCTCTATTACCTCAACAATAAGCTTGACCAGCGATGTGGGTGTATAAAATTCTCCGCCTTTTTGTCCTTCCTTCTTGGCGAATTCACCTAAGAAATATTCATAAATCTTACCAAAGACATCGCCCTCTATATCCATTGGAATACCGGAGAATATCTTTAGCAATGTAACCAAAACACTATTTTCAATTTCCTGATAGGTATTAGGCAGAACATCCCTTAATTCCTCATTTTCCGCCTCAATTGCCTTCATTGCATCATTAATGGCTTTGCCGATATTGGCGCCTTCAGGCAGGTTTATCAGGTAAGAAAACCGGCTCTTTTCCGGCAGATACAAAACGCCTTTTGCCTGATAATCCACCTTGGAGATAGAGCGTCTGCTACCACTTTTCTGATGTTGCTTTTCTATCTCATCTTTAACGGCAGTAAACTTAAAATCAGCAAATTTAAGGAATATTAGACCCAGCACCGGAACCGAAAACTCTGATGGTTTCAGACCAGTATTCGCCCACAACTGGTCCGCCGCATCCCACAGCCGTGTTTCTAACTCATTCTGTTTTGACATAATTATTCTGCTTCCTATTCAAACCGTAAAAATGGAATATCTCCTCGTATTGCTACAACTTTCCTTTCACCTGATTCTTTATACGCAGAATAGCACTGGATAAGAAATATGTCAAATAATAGTATCCAGTATACAGTGTGTAGGAAAAGGCTACGCTTGGGATAAGTGCTAATAAGGTATGCTTTTCTCTTTTCTTGACACCGGCCGCTGATTTTGCTATACAAGAAAATCTAAACAGGGACTTTAAGAGACAATCTATTTACCACGAAAGCACGAATTGCGCCGATGGCGCGGGACACTAAAATAAAGTCTCGTCCAGTCACTGTTATAAAATTTATGCCTAAACCAAACGTTGTGCTGACCACCGATATCCGCGAACTGGAACGGGTCGGGCAGGGCAAGGTCCGCGATATATACAAAATCGACCGGGACTACCTGCTCATCGTCACCACCGACCGGATCTCGGCTTTTGATGTCATTATGTCCGACGGCATCCCTTTCAAAGGCCAGGTACTGACGGCTATCTCGACCTTCTGGTTCCGGCTTATCCGCGACATCACCGGCTCGCATTTCGTCAGCTCCGATTTCGCCGAAATCTGCCGGCTGACCGATAAGAAAACGGCTGATATCCTTAAGAAATACGAATCTCAATTAGTTGGACGCTCGATGCTGGTCAAGAGCGCCAAGGTCTTCCCGGTCGAGTGCATCGTCCGGGGCTACCTGGCCGGGTCTGGCTGGAAGGATTATTCCAAGACCGGCTCCGTCTCGGGCGTCAAACTACCGGCCAGGCTGAAAGAATCGGACCGCCTGCCCCAGACCATCTTTACGCCGTCCACCAAGGCCACCTCGGGCCACGATGAGAATATCTCTTTCGAGCAGATGGCTAACATAATAAGCGAACCGGCCGCAAAAGAACTGCGCGACCGGAGCATTAAAGTATACGAGGCGGCCCATAAATACGCCCTGACCAAGGGCATCATCATCTGCGATACCAAGTTCGAGTGGGGCACCGTTAATAACGAAATCATCCTGGTGGACGAGGCGCTGACCCCTGATTCGTCTCGCTTCTGGCCGGCCGACAGCTACGCTCCGGGTAAAGGACAGCCGTCGTTCGACAAGCAGTTCCTCCGGGATTACTTGGAAAGCATCAACTGGAACAAGACTCCGCCTCCGCCCAAACTGCCGGAGGAGATTATAAATAAAACATCGGCTAAATACGCAGAGGCATATAAAAAGATTACGGGGAATACAATTTAGGAGAAAATACTAAGTACTAATATCTAAATTCGAAACAAGCTACAAATTCTAATAAACAAACTCTAAACAACAGATGAATTGTTTAGGGCATTAGGAATTAGTATTTGTGATTTGTTTAGGGTTTCGTATTTATTTAGTTAAAGGTAGTATCCCGAAATCATTCTTATGAATGATTACGGGATCTAAGAGGCTGTAACGCTCCTTTGTCGCTAACAGCCTCTAAGAGGAGTACTTTATGTTTGACAAATACACCGACCGGGCACGAAAAGTAATCAGCTTATCCAGAATCGAGGCGCAACGGCTGGGCCACGAAAGCATCGGCTCCGAACACCTGTTGCTGGGCCTGCTGCGTGAAGGCAGCGGCGTGGCCGCCCGGGCCATGCTCAATATGGAACTGGACATCAAAAAGGTGATGGACGAGGTGGAGCGGGTGATAAAGACCGAGCCGCGTCCGACCGTCGGCGGGCAACTGCCCTTTACGCCGGGCGCCAAGAAGGCCCTGGAATTCGCCCACGAGGAGGCGACTCACCTTAAACACGATTACATCGGCACCGAACACCTGTTGCTGGGCCTGCTCCGCGAGGAAGACGGCATCGCGGCGCGGATATTCAAGAACCTGGGCGTCAAGCTGGACGCATTGCGCGAGGAAATCGGCGCTATCCTGGGCGAAGGTATGCCTTCGCACGGCGGTGTCGATGAGGAATCAGAAGGGGCGGCCGCGGCAAAGTCGGGCGGACGGACATCACCGGGCCGGTCCAAAACCCCGGCGCTGGACGCCTTCGGGCGCGACCTGACCGCTATGGCCTCGCAGAACCAGCTGGACCCGGTCATCGGCCGGCGCAATGAGATTGAACGACTCATCCAGATACTTTGCCGGAGAACCAAGAACAACCCCGTCCTGCTGGGCGAAGCCGGCGTAGGCAAAACCGCCATCGTCGAAGGACTGGCATTGGATATCGTGGCCGGCAACGTGCCGGAAATACTCAAGGAAAAACGCATCGTCATA
Encoded proteins:
- a CDS encoding class I SAM-dependent DNA methyltransferase, which gives rise to MSKQNELETRLWDAADQLWANTGLKPSEFSVPVLGLIFLKFADFKFTAVKDEIEKQHQKSGSRRSISKVDYQAKGVLYLPEKSRFSYLINLPEGANIGKAINDAMKAIEAENEELRDVLPNTYQEIENSVLVTLLKIFSGIPMDIEGDVFGKIYEYFLGEFAKKEGQKGGEFYTPTSLVKLIVEVIEPFHGKIYDPACGSGGMFVQSARFVKRHKGKPSSEIAVYGEEKTANTIRLCKMNLAVHGLAGDIKEGNTYYEDVHKSLGKFDFVMANPPFNVSGVDKEKIKDDKRFCYGIPNTDNANYLWIQIFLNALNNKGRTGFVMASSAGDAGHSEMEIRKKMIEAGLVDAIIAIGTNFFYTVTLPCTLWFFDKGKKNTERKDKVLFIDAQRIYKQVDRSLREFTPAQIEFIANIVRLHRDEKPETINGSESMMKEHFPKGKYKDILGLCKVATIQQIPNQRYSLNPGGYVGVTPKPQDTFDFKEKMKELHDELGQLNNNAHQLEEKILRNMSKLLNSGKL
- a CDS encoding phosphoribosylaminoimidazolesuccinocarboxamide synthase, with amino-acid sequence MPKPNVVLTTDIRELERVGQGKVRDIYKIDRDYLLIVTTDRISAFDVIMSDGIPFKGQVLTAISTFWFRLIRDITGSHFVSSDFAEICRLTDKKTADILKKYESQLVGRSMLVKSAKVFPVECIVRGYLAGSGWKDYSKTGSVSGVKLPARLKESDRLPQTIFTPSTKATSGHDENISFEQMANIISEPAAKELRDRSIKVYEAAHKYALTKGIIICDTKFEWGTVNNEIILVDEALTPDSSRFWPADSYAPGKGQPSFDKQFLRDYLESINWNKTPPPPKLPEEIINKTSAKYAEAYKKITGNTI